The Burkholderia cepacia ATCC 25416 genome includes a window with the following:
- the polA gene encoding DNA polymerase I: MPEERNLEGKTLLLVDGSSYLYRAYHAMPDLRGPGGEPTGALYGIINMLRRMRKEVSAEYSACVFDAKGKTFRDDLYADYKANRPSMPPDLALQVEPIHGAVRALGWPLLMVEGVEADDVIGTLAREAERHGMNVIVSTGDKDLAQLVTDRVTLVNTMTNETLDRDGVIAKFGVPPERIIDYLALIGDTVDNVPGVEKCGPKTAVKWLAQYDSLDGVIEHAGDIKGVVGDNLRRALDFLPLGRKLVTVETACDLAPHLESIEASLKTDGEARDMMRDIFARYGFKTWLREVDSAPAEGGGADAPEGEPAPVVAADIVREYDTIQTWEQFDAWFAKIDTAALTAFDTETTSLDPMLARLVGLSFSIEPGKAAYLPVAHRGPDMPEQLPLDEVLARLKPWLESADRKKVGQHLKYDAQVLANYDIELNGIEHDTLLESYVVESHRTHDMDSLALRHLGVKTIKYEDVAGKGAKQIGFDEVALAEAAAYAAEDADITLQLHHVLYPQVAREPGLERVYREIEMPVSLVLRKMERTGVLIDDARLQAQSTEIATRLIELEGQAYELAGGEFNLGSPKQIGQIFFEKLQLPVVKKTPSGAPSTDEEVLQKLAEDYPLPKLLLEHRGLSKLKSTYTDKLPRMVNPSTGRVHTNYAQAVAVTGRLASNDPNLQNIPVRTAEGRRIREAFIASPGHRIVSADYSQIELRIMAHISGDASLLRAFSQGEDIHRATAAEVFGVTPLEVNSDQRRIAKVINFGLIYGMSAFGLASNLGITRDAAKLYIDRYFARYPGVAQYMEDTRSVAKEKGYVETVFGRRLWLPEINGGNGPRRQAAERAAINAPMQGTAADLIKLSMIAVDDWLTRDKLASRMIMQVHDELVLEVPDGELSLVREKLPEMMCGVAKLKVPLVAEVGAGANWEEAH, encoded by the coding sequence ATGCCTGAAGAACGAAATCTGGAAGGTAAGACCCTGCTATTGGTTGACGGTTCGAGCTATCTGTATCGGGCTTACCATGCGATGCCTGATTTGCGTGGCCCTGGCGGGGAGCCGACCGGAGCGCTCTACGGAATCATCAACATGCTGCGCCGTATGCGCAAGGAAGTCAGTGCAGAGTATAGCGCTTGCGTGTTCGATGCAAAGGGCAAGACGTTCCGTGACGACCTTTATGCCGACTATAAGGCAAACCGCCCGTCGATGCCGCCCGATCTTGCGTTGCAGGTCGAGCCGATCCACGGCGCCGTGCGTGCGCTCGGCTGGCCGCTGCTGATGGTCGAAGGCGTCGAGGCCGACGACGTGATCGGCACGCTCGCGCGCGAAGCCGAGCGGCACGGGATGAACGTGATCGTGTCGACGGGCGACAAGGATCTCGCACAGCTCGTGACCGACCGCGTCACGCTCGTCAACACGATGACCAACGAGACGCTCGATCGCGACGGCGTGATCGCGAAGTTCGGCGTGCCGCCCGAGCGGATCATCGATTACCTCGCGTTGATCGGCGACACCGTCGACAACGTGCCGGGCGTCGAGAAGTGCGGGCCGAAGACGGCCGTGAAATGGCTGGCCCAATACGACAGCCTCGACGGCGTGATCGAGCATGCGGGCGACATCAAGGGCGTGGTCGGCGACAACCTGCGCCGCGCGCTCGACTTCCTGCCGCTCGGCCGCAAGCTCGTGACCGTCGAGACGGCCTGCGATCTCGCGCCGCACCTCGAATCGATCGAGGCGTCGTTGAAGACGGACGGCGAAGCCCGCGACATGATGCGCGACATCTTCGCGCGTTACGGCTTCAAGACCTGGCTGCGCGAAGTCGACAGCGCGCCGGCCGAAGGCGGCGGCGCCGATGCGCCGGAAGGCGAGCCGGCGCCGGTGGTGGCAGCCGACATCGTCCGCGAATACGACACGATCCAGACCTGGGAGCAGTTCGACGCGTGGTTCGCCAAGATCGACACGGCCGCGCTGACCGCGTTCGACACCGAGACGACTTCGCTCGACCCGATGCTCGCGCGGCTCGTCGGCCTGTCGTTCTCGATCGAGCCGGGCAAGGCGGCATACCTGCCGGTTGCGCACCGCGGCCCCGACATGCCCGAACAGCTTCCGCTCGACGAAGTGCTCGCGCGCCTGAAGCCGTGGCTCGAATCGGCCGATCGCAAGAAGGTTGGCCAGCACCTGAAATACGACGCGCAGGTGCTCGCGAACTACGACATCGAACTGAACGGCATCGAGCACGACACGCTGCTCGAATCGTACGTCGTCGAATCGCACCGCACGCACGACATGGACAGCCTCGCGCTGCGTCATCTGGGCGTCAAGACGATCAAGTACGAAGACGTGGCCGGCAAGGGCGCGAAGCAGATCGGTTTCGACGAAGTGGCGCTTGCGGAGGCCGCCGCATACGCGGCCGAAGATGCGGACATCACGCTGCAGCTGCATCACGTGCTGTATCCGCAGGTTGCACGCGAACCGGGCCTCGAGCGCGTGTATCGCGAGATCGAAATGCCCGTGTCGCTCGTGCTGCGCAAGATGGAACGCACGGGCGTCCTGATCGACGATGCGCGCCTGCAGGCGCAGAGCACCGAAATCGCGACGCGCCTGATCGAGCTCGAAGGGCAGGCGTACGAACTGGCCGGCGGCGAATTCAATCTCGGCTCGCCGAAACAGATCGGGCAGATTTTCTTCGAGAAGCTGCAACTGCCGGTCGTGAAAAAGACGCCGAGCGGCGCGCCGTCGACCGACGAGGAAGTGCTGCAGAAACTGGCCGAGGACTACCCGCTGCCGAAGCTGCTGCTCGAGCATCGCGGGCTGTCGAAGCTGAAGTCGACCTATACCGACAAGCTGCCGCGCATGGTGAACCCGTCCACGGGCCGCGTGCACACGAACTACGCGCAGGCCGTCGCGGTCACGGGCCGTCTTGCGTCGAACGACCCCAATCTTCAGAACATTCCGGTGCGCACGGCCGAGGGCCGGCGGATCCGCGAGGCGTTCATCGCCTCGCCGGGCCACCGGATCGTGTCGGCCGATTATTCGCAGATCGAACTGCGGATCATGGCGCATATTTCGGGCGATGCGTCGCTGCTGCGCGCGTTCTCGCAGGGCGAGGACATTCACCGTGCAACGGCCGCCGAGGTGTTCGGCGTGACGCCGCTGGAGGTCAATTCCGACCAGCGCCGGATCGCGAAGGTGATCAACTTCGGGCTCATCTACGGGATGAGCGCGTTCGGGCTCGCGTCGAACCTCGGCATTACGCGTGATGCGGCGAAGCTCTATATCGACCGGTATTTCGCCCGTTATCCGGGCGTCGCGCAGTACATGGAAGACACGCGCTCGGTGGCGAAGGAGAAGGGCTACGTCGAAACCGTTTTCGGTCGCCGCCTGTGGCTGCCCGAGATCAACGGCGGCAACGGGCCGCGCCGCCAGGCAGCCGAGCGCGCGGCGATCAATGCGCCGATGCAGGGCACGGCGGCCGACCTGATCAAGCTGTCGATGATCGCGGTGGACGACTGGCTCACGCGCGACAAGCTTGCGTCGCGGATGATCATGCAGGTGCACGATGAACTGGTGCTCGAGGTACCCGACGGCGAGCTGTCGCTGGTGCGCGAGAAACTGCCGGAAATGATGTGCGGCGTGGCGAAGCTCAAGGTGCCGCTCGTCGCCGAAGTGGGTGCCGGCGCGAACTGGGAAGAGGCACACTGA
- a CDS encoding GlxA family transcriptional regulator: MPLIRIWAVDHALASGIAAPTDIFTAANHLAPSLRIGRPQAPFRWRIESIDGKPVRTASGQAAAVDGTIDGHGTADAIWLTAPFVADLERLLARPASLAPLFDALRRQHARGTLIATYCTGAFLLAEAGLLDGRVATTHWSKASSFRVRYPDVALRASDVLTEQDGILCGGAVTSYQNLALRVVDKLANARLAAAVAKVMLIDVNRVSQDSFIDLGRMGHDGHDDAAIARAQRWMEKHLREPFSLARLSDHVAMSERTLHRRFRDAVGAPPLRYLQTLRIEVAKRLLAETTLAIDTVCERVGYADISGFRQLFKRETGISPGEYRRRFTR; encoded by the coding sequence ATGCCACTCATCCGGATCTGGGCTGTCGACCATGCCCTTGCGTCTGGCATCGCCGCGCCGACCGACATCTTCACGGCAGCCAATCATCTCGCCCCGTCATTGCGTATCGGCCGGCCGCAAGCCCCGTTTCGCTGGCGCATCGAATCGATCGACGGCAAGCCGGTACGCACGGCTTCCGGCCAGGCCGCCGCGGTCGACGGCACGATCGACGGTCACGGCACCGCCGATGCGATCTGGCTCACCGCTCCGTTCGTCGCCGATCTCGAGCGGCTGCTCGCCCGGCCGGCGTCACTCGCGCCGCTGTTCGACGCGCTGCGCCGGCAACATGCGCGCGGCACACTGATCGCGACGTACTGCACGGGCGCGTTCCTGCTCGCGGAAGCCGGGCTGCTCGACGGCCGCGTCGCCACGACGCACTGGTCGAAAGCATCGAGCTTCCGCGTACGCTATCCGGACGTGGCATTGCGCGCGTCGGACGTCCTGACCGAACAGGACGGCATATTGTGCGGCGGCGCCGTCACGTCGTATCAGAATCTCGCGTTGCGGGTCGTCGACAAACTGGCGAACGCGCGCCTTGCCGCGGCCGTCGCCAAGGTCATGCTGATCGACGTGAACCGCGTGTCGCAGGATTCATTCATCGATCTCGGCCGGATGGGGCATGACGGGCACGACGATGCGGCCATCGCACGCGCCCAACGCTGGATGGAAAAGCACCTGCGCGAGCCGTTCAGCCTCGCCCGGCTGAGCGATCACGTCGCGATGAGCGAGCGTACGCTCCATCGCCGCTTCAGGGACGCCGTGGGCGCGCCGCCGCTCAGGTATCTGCAGACGCTCAGGATCGAAGTCGCGAAGCGGCTGCTCGCGGAAACGACGCTCGCGATCGACACCGTCTGCGAACGCGTCGGCTATGCGGACATCAGCGGCTTCCGGCAACTGTTCAAGCGCGAGACCGGCATTTCCCCCGGCGAGTATCGCCGTCGCTTCACGCGATAA
- a CDS encoding TIGR00730 family Rossman fold protein, which yields MNKRKVIPSLRSLADQERATAKKARASWQMFTIMAEFIEATEYLSEIRPAVSIYGSARLKPDTPHYKLAVQIARKLSDAGFAVISGGGPGIMEAANKGAHAGKAPSVGLNIELPHEQAGNHYQDISLRFRHFFTRKVTFVKNSDAVIVMPGGFGTLDELSEVLTLIQTKKSRLVPIILVGSEFWKGLLQWFRDQLIPMGLINPEDMNLMQVIDDPDQVLDAVLAFYEDSGEEEGSDDDGHPPRPEEDRMFYL from the coding sequence ATGAACAAGAGAAAAGTGATTCCGAGTCTGCGTTCGCTCGCAGATCAAGAACGCGCGACGGCCAAGAAGGCGCGCGCATCGTGGCAGATGTTCACGATTATGGCAGAGTTTATCGAGGCGACCGAGTACCTGTCGGAGATCCGCCCGGCCGTCAGCATCTACGGTTCTGCCCGCCTCAAGCCCGACACGCCGCACTACAAGCTCGCCGTGCAGATCGCACGCAAGCTGTCCGACGCCGGCTTCGCCGTGATCTCCGGCGGCGGCCCCGGCATCATGGAAGCCGCGAACAAGGGCGCGCACGCCGGCAAGGCGCCGTCGGTCGGCCTGAACATCGAGCTGCCGCACGAACAGGCCGGCAACCACTACCAGGACATCTCGCTGCGCTTCCGCCACTTCTTCACGCGCAAGGTCACGTTCGTGAAGAATTCGGATGCGGTGATCGTGATGCCGGGCGGCTTCGGCACGCTCGACGAGCTGTCGGAAGTGCTCACGCTGATCCAGACGAAGAAGTCGCGCCTCGTGCCGATCATCCTCGTCGGCAGCGAGTTCTGGAAGGGGCTGCTGCAATGGTTCCGCGACCAGTTGATCCCGATGGGCCTCATCAATCCGGAAGACATGAACCTGATGCAGGTGATCGACGATCCCGACCAGGTGCTCGACGCCGTGCTCGCGTTCTACGAGGACAGCGGCGAGGAAGAAGGTTCGGACGACGATGGCCATCCGCCGCGCCCCGAAGAAGACCGGATGTTCTACCTGTAA
- a CDS encoding organic hydroperoxide resistance protein, with protein MNILYKTSATSTGGRDGRAVSADNKLEVKLAAPRELGGTGAEGTNPEQLFAAGYSACFLSAMKFVAGQDKKALPADTQVTAEVGIGPNDAGGFGLDIELRVSLPGLDKADAQALVEKAHHVCPYSNATRNNVPVRLTVI; from the coding sequence ATGAACATTCTGTACAAGACCAGCGCCACGAGCACGGGCGGCCGCGACGGCCGCGCGGTATCCGCCGACAACAAGCTGGAAGTGAAGCTGGCCGCGCCGCGCGAACTCGGCGGCACGGGCGCGGAAGGCACGAATCCGGAGCAACTGTTTGCCGCAGGTTACTCGGCCTGTTTCCTGAGCGCGATGAAATTCGTCGCCGGCCAGGACAAGAAGGCGCTGCCGGCGGACACGCAGGTCACGGCGGAAGTGGGCATCGGGCCGAACGACGCAGGCGGCTTCGGGCTCGACATCGAGCTGCGCGTGTCGCTGCCGGGGCTCGACAAGGCCGACGCGCAAGCGCTGGTCGAAAAGGCGCACCATGTGTGCCCGTATTCGAACGCGACGCGCAACAACGTACCGGTGCGCCTGACGGTCATCTGA
- a CDS encoding MarR family winged helix-turn-helix transcriptional regulator → MDRPPPLPQTLDEQLCFALYSTSHAMTKAYKPLLDKLSLTYPQYLAMLVLWERDDIAVKDIAARLDLDPATVTPLLKRLEALGYVERVRSAADERVVNVRVTQEGRALKERARSVPADLFCAMQQSPEFLVRLRADLHQLRDALSAANER, encoded by the coding sequence ATGGACCGCCCGCCCCCGTTGCCCCAGACGCTCGACGAGCAACTCTGCTTCGCCCTCTACTCGACTTCGCACGCGATGACGAAGGCGTACAAGCCGCTGCTCGACAAGCTGTCGCTGACCTATCCCCAATATCTCGCGATGCTCGTGCTGTGGGAGCGCGACGACATCGCCGTGAAGGACATCGCCGCGCGGCTAGACCTCGACCCGGCCACGGTCACGCCACTGCTGAAGCGGCTGGAGGCGCTCGGTTACGTCGAGCGCGTGCGCAGCGCAGCCGATGAACGCGTCGTGAACGTGCGCGTGACACAGGAAGGCCGTGCACTGAAGGAGCGCGCGCGCTCGGTACCCGCCGATCTGTTCTGCGCGATGCAGCAGTCCCCCGAGTTCCTGGTCAGGCTGCGCGCCGATCTCCACCAGTTGCGCGACGCGCTGTCGGCCGCCAACGAACGCTGA
- a CDS encoding homoserine kinase, with the protein MAVFTAVSDSDLAQWMRHYELGDVLAFRGIPSGIENSNFFLTTTRGEYVLTIFENLTAQQLPFYLDLMRHLAGHGVPVPDPIPRDDGALFGELHGKPAAIVTKLDGSAELAPGVEHCIEVGQMLARMHLAGRDYPRNQPNLRSLPWWQENAPAISPFITDAQRALLESELAHQASFFASDDYAALPAGPCHCDLFRDNVLFAHAAPGSGHDVRLGGFFDFYFAGCDKWLFDVAVTVNDWCVDLATGVLDVARADALLRAYQTVRPFTAEERRHWSDMLRAGAYRFWVSRLYDFYLPRAAEMLKPHDPGHFERILRERIAHTPALPEIQTACN; encoded by the coding sequence ATGGCCGTTTTCACAGCTGTTTCCGACTCCGATCTCGCGCAATGGATGCGCCACTACGAACTGGGCGACGTGCTTGCGTTCCGCGGCATTCCGTCCGGTATCGAAAACAGCAATTTCTTCCTGACGACGACGCGCGGCGAATACGTCCTCACGATCTTCGAAAACCTGACGGCGCAGCAACTGCCGTTCTACCTCGACCTGATGCGCCATCTGGCCGGCCACGGCGTACCGGTGCCGGATCCGATCCCGCGTGACGACGGCGCGCTGTTCGGCGAGCTGCACGGCAAGCCGGCCGCGATCGTCACGAAGCTCGACGGCTCCGCCGAACTCGCGCCGGGGGTCGAACACTGTATCGAGGTCGGGCAGATGCTCGCGCGCATGCACCTCGCCGGCCGCGACTATCCGCGCAACCAGCCGAACCTGCGCAGCCTGCCGTGGTGGCAGGAGAACGCACCGGCGATCTCGCCGTTCATCACCGACGCGCAGCGCGCGCTGCTGGAAAGCGAACTCGCGCATCAGGCCAGCTTCTTCGCGTCGGACGATTACGCGGCGCTGCCGGCCGGACCGTGCCATTGCGACCTGTTCCGCGACAACGTGCTGTTCGCGCACGCGGCGCCCGGCAGCGGCCATGACGTGCGGCTCGGCGGCTTCTTCGACTTCTATTTCGCGGGCTGCGACAAGTGGCTGTTCGACGTCGCGGTCACGGTCAACGACTGGTGCGTCGACCTCGCGACCGGCGTGCTCGACGTCGCGCGCGCCGATGCGCTGCTGCGCGCGTACCAGACCGTGCGGCCGTTCACGGCCGAGGAGCGCCGCCACTGGAGCGACATGCTGCGCGCGGGTGCGTACCGCTTCTGGGTGTCGCGCCTGTACGACTTTTACCTGCCGCGCGCGGCCGAGATGCTCAAGCCGCACGACCCCGGCCATTTCGAACGCATCCTGCGCGAGCGTATCGCGCATACGCCCGCGCTTCCCGAGATCCAAACCGCATGCAACTGA
- a CDS encoding BPSS1780 family membrane protein — translation MQLIEVPAKTGYVWFRQGIWLFRRNPLAFITLFFTYLLAITLVSQVPVIGSALPLVFIPGIAVGFMAACRDTVAGKPVMPTILIDGFRSYGTVATQRLLVLGVIYVASMVLVFAASSFVDGGALFHVMMGAADEASATPETLAAQGTFGALMFATLLYLPVAMLFWFAPVLVAWHDVPPAKALFFSVVSCWRNRGAFVVYGALWFGVALGTSLALSLLLQALGAGAYALTIMMPVTIVIVTMLYCSFYATYRGCFGIQEPGATTTTSGR, via the coding sequence ATGCAACTGATCGAAGTGCCCGCGAAAACGGGCTATGTCTGGTTCCGCCAAGGCATCTGGCTGTTCCGCCGGAACCCGCTCGCGTTCATCACGCTGTTCTTCACGTACCTGCTGGCGATCACGCTGGTGTCGCAGGTGCCCGTGATCGGCTCCGCGCTACCGCTGGTGTTCATTCCCGGCATCGCGGTCGGCTTCATGGCCGCATGCCGCGACACGGTGGCCGGGAAGCCCGTGATGCCGACGATCCTCATCGACGGCTTCCGCTCGTACGGCACCGTCGCGACCCAGCGGCTGCTCGTGCTCGGCGTGATCTACGTCGCGTCGATGGTGCTCGTGTTCGCTGCCTCGTCGTTCGTGGACGGCGGCGCGCTGTTCCACGTGATGATGGGCGCGGCCGACGAAGCGAGCGCGACGCCGGAAACGCTCGCCGCGCAAGGCACGTTCGGCGCGCTGATGTTCGCGACGCTGCTCTACCTGCCGGTCGCGATGCTGTTCTGGTTCGCGCCGGTGCTGGTCGCGTGGCATGACGTGCCGCCCGCCAAGGCGCTGTTCTTCAGCGTCGTCAGCTGCTGGCGCAATCGCGGCGCGTTCGTCGTGTACGGCGCGCTGTGGTTCGGCGTCGCGCTCGGCACGTCGCTCGCCCTGTCGCTGCTGCTGCAGGCGCTCGGCGCCGGCGCCTATGCGCTGACGATCATGATGCCGGTGACAATCGTCATCGTCACGATGCTGTACTGCTCGTTCTACGCGACCTATCGCGGCTGCTTCGGCATCCAGGAGCCGGGCGCGACGACCACCACGTCGGGTCGCTGA
- a CDS encoding DUF3563 family protein — protein sequence MYLLSHLFLMLTKNAETARKERAEAYLSEATDIYDLEFRMRKIDRESAMNRPYSFGAR from the coding sequence ATGTACCTGCTGAGCCACCTCTTCCTGATGCTGACCAAGAACGCTGAAACGGCCCGTAAAGAGCGCGCCGAGGCGTACCTGTCCGAAGCCACCGATATCTACGATCTCGAATTCCGCATGCGCAAGATCGATCGCGAATCGGCGATGAACCGCCCGTATTCGTTCGGCGCGCGCTAA
- a CDS encoding AMP nucleosidase, giving the protein MKNDLSRRHRVLTPESPSVEAFDDPVAAVARLSAIYDTNTGFLRDAFARYRRHEPITEHVRACYPFVRIRTDVNTHVDSRRSYGFVAGPGVFETTVTRPDLFANYYREQLRLLAKNHHVKIEIGVSSQPIPIHFAFPEGIHLEGELDRDRLLAMRDIFDTPDLSYLDDRIVNGTFEPAPGEPHPLALFTAARVDFSLHRLRHYTATSPTHFQNYVLYTNYQFYIDEFVKLGRTVMTESDDPEVRAYRSQYSSFVEPGDVVTYNANLGSEPAEGAAPPRLPQMPAYHLKRADGSGITMVNIGVGPSNAKTITDHIAVLRPHAWVMLGHCAGLRNTQRLGDYVLAHGYVREDHVLDADLPLWVPIPALAEVQLALERGVADVTRLDGVELKRVMRTGTVASVDNRNWELRDHREPVQRLSQSRAIALDMESATIAANGFRFRVPYGTLLCVSDKPLHGELKLPGMADTFYRGQVDQHLQIGVKAMEILRTNGLDKLHSRKLRSFAEVAFQ; this is encoded by the coding sequence ATGAAGAACGATTTGAGCCGCCGGCACCGTGTGCTGACGCCCGAGAGCCCGTCGGTCGAGGCTTTCGACGATCCGGTCGCCGCCGTCGCGCGGCTGTCCGCCATTTACGACACGAACACGGGTTTCCTGCGTGACGCATTCGCGCGCTATCGCCGCCACGAACCGATCACCGAGCACGTGCGAGCGTGCTACCCGTTCGTGCGGATCCGCACCGATGTCAACACGCACGTCGATTCGCGCCGCTCGTACGGTTTCGTCGCGGGCCCCGGCGTGTTCGAGACGACGGTCACGCGCCCCGACCTCTTCGCGAACTACTATCGCGAGCAACTGCGCCTGCTGGCGAAGAACCACCATGTAAAGATCGAGATCGGCGTGTCGTCGCAGCCGATTCCGATCCATTTCGCGTTTCCCGAAGGCATCCATCTCGAGGGCGAGCTCGACCGCGACCGCCTGCTCGCGATGCGCGACATCTTCGATACGCCCGACCTGTCGTATCTCGACGATCGCATCGTCAACGGCACGTTCGAGCCGGCGCCGGGCGAGCCGCATCCGCTCGCGCTGTTCACGGCCGCGCGCGTCGACTTCTCGCTGCACCGGTTGCGCCACTACACGGCGACGTCGCCCACGCATTTCCAGAACTACGTGCTCTACACGAACTACCAGTTCTACATCGACGAGTTCGTGAAGCTGGGCCGCACGGTGATGACGGAGAGCGACGATCCCGAGGTGCGCGCGTATCGCAGCCAGTACAGCTCGTTCGTCGAGCCGGGCGATGTCGTGACCTACAACGCGAACCTCGGCAGCGAGCCGGCCGAGGGCGCCGCGCCGCCGCGCCTGCCGCAGATGCCCGCGTATCACCTGAAGCGCGCGGACGGCAGCGGGATCACGATGGTCAACATCGGCGTCGGTCCGTCGAACGCGAAGACGATCACCGATCACATCGCGGTGCTGCGTCCGCACGCGTGGGTGATGCTCGGTCACTGCGCGGGGCTGCGCAATACGCAGCGTCTCGGCGACTACGTGCTCGCACACGGCTACGTGCGCGAGGATCACGTGCTGGATGCCGACCTGCCGCTGTGGGTGCCGATTCCGGCGCTCGCCGAAGTGCAGCTCGCGCTCGAGCGCGGGGTGGCCGACGTCACGCGGCTCGATGGCGTCGAACTGAAGCGCGTGATGCGTACGGGCACCGTCGCGAGCGTCGACAACCGCAACTGGGAGCTGCGCGATCATCGCGAACCCGTGCAGCGCCTGTCGCAGAGCCGCGCGATCGCGCTCGACATGGAAAGCGCGACGATCGCCGCGAACGGCTTCCGCTTCCGCGTGCCGTACGGCACGCTGCTCTGCGTGTCGGACAAGCCGCTGCACGGCGAGCTCAAGTTGCCGGGCATGGCCGATACGTTCTATCGCGGGCAGGTCGACCAGCATCTGCAGATCGGCGTGAAGGCGATGGAGATCCTGCGCACGAACGGGCTCGACAAGCTGCATAGCCGGAAGCTGCGGAGCTTTGCGGAAGTGGCGTTCCAGTGA
- a CDS encoding IS110-like element ISBma3 family transposase, whose protein sequence is MQDTQQHDAVDVFVGVDVGKGQHHAVALDRNGKRLYNKALPNDEAKLRALIAELKTHGRLLFVVDQPSTIGALPVAVARAEGVLVAYLPGLAMRRIADLHAGEAKTDARDAAIIAEAARSMPHTLRSLRLADEQLAELTMLCGFDDDLAAQVTQTSNRIRGLLTQIHPALERVLGPRLDHPAVLDLLERYPSPAALASTSEKTLANRLTKLAPRMGKSLAAEIVQALSEQAVTVPGTQAATIVMPRLAQQLAALRKQRDEVAAEVEQLVLAHPLWPVLTSMPGVGVRTAARLLTEVAHKAFASAAHLAAYAGLAPVTRRSGSSIRGEHPSRRGNKVLKRALFLSAFAALRDPVSRAYYSRKIQQGKRHNQALIALARRRCDVLFAMLRDGTIYQPKSAPNA, encoded by the coding sequence ATGCAAGACACTCAACAGCATGACGCCGTCGATGTTTTCGTCGGCGTTGACGTCGGTAAGGGCCAGCATCACGCTGTTGCACTCGATCGAAATGGCAAGCGTCTGTACAACAAAGCGCTGCCCAACGATGAGGCCAAGCTGCGCGCCCTCATCGCCGAACTCAAGACTCATGGTCGACTCCTGTTCGTCGTCGATCAGCCTTCCACCATCGGAGCGCTGCCAGTGGCCGTCGCTCGCGCTGAAGGCGTGCTCGTCGCCTATCTGCCGGGACTGGCCATGCGCCGCATCGCCGATCTGCACGCAGGTGAAGCCAAGACCGATGCCCGCGATGCCGCGATCATTGCCGAAGCCGCCCGCTCGATGCCGCATACGCTGCGCTCGCTTCGATTGGCTGACGAGCAACTCGCCGAGCTCACCATGCTGTGCGGCTTCGACGATGATCTCGCCGCTCAGGTCACTCAAACCAGCAACCGCATTCGCGGCCTGCTTACCCAGATCCATCCAGCGCTCGAGCGCGTTCTCGGACCGCGCCTCGACCATCCGGCGGTGCTCGATCTGCTTGAGCGCTACCCGTCGCCCGCCGCGCTTGCCTCAACCAGCGAGAAGACGCTCGCCAACCGCCTGACTAAGCTCGCGCCGCGCATGGGCAAGAGCTTGGCGGCCGAGATCGTTCAGGCTCTGAGCGAACAAGCCGTGACCGTGCCCGGCACGCAAGCTGCCACCATCGTCATGCCTCGTTTGGCCCAGCAGCTTGCGGCCTTGCGTAAGCAGCGCGACGAGGTCGCTGCCGAAGTGGAACAGCTGGTGCTTGCTCACCCTCTTTGGCCGGTCCTGACCAGCATGCCGGGAGTCGGCGTCAGGACCGCTGCCAGACTCCTGACCGAAGTCGCCCATAAAGCCTTCGCCTCCGCCGCGCATCTGGCGGCCTACGCAGGCCTCGCGCCGGTCACCCGGCGCTCAGGATCGTCGATCCGTGGCGAGCACCCATCTAGACGGGGCAACAAGGTGCTCAAGCGCGCCTTGTTCCTATCCGCCTTCGCGGCCTTACGAGACCCAGTCTCACGGGCCTATTACTCCCGCAAGATCCAGCAGGGCAAGCGCCACAACCAAGCGCTCATCGCGCTGGCGCGGCGACGCTGCGACGTCCTGTTCGCCATGCTGCGTGACGGAACCATTTACCAACCCAAGTCAGCCCCTAACGCTTGA
- a CDS encoding tautomerase family protein — MPMIDVYIPEGALAPQAEAQLMEELTGTLIRHEGLDPDNPRTRDVTWIFVHRPAAVYRAGAVAPAPIYRIVPTVPEGQYTDAARAGLIADVTAAVARAEGLPVDAVATRVWVFPTEIDDGCWGSRGVVRRLPDIMEYFGGAELRALGEWRLAIKRQADAGRVVDAVRDSMLETARSGSHEPAAKAAR, encoded by the coding sequence ATGCCGATGATCGACGTCTACATTCCCGAAGGTGCGCTCGCACCGCAGGCCGAAGCCCAACTGATGGAAGAACTGACCGGAACGCTGATCCGTCACGAGGGACTCGATCCCGACAATCCGCGCACGCGGGACGTGACCTGGATCTTCGTCCATCGGCCGGCAGCCGTGTATCGCGCAGGGGCTGTCGCGCCTGCGCCGATCTACCGGATCGTGCCGACCGTGCCGGAAGGTCAGTACACGGATGCCGCGCGTGCCGGGCTGATCGCGGACGTGACCGCTGCCGTCGCGCGCGCGGAGGGCCTGCCGGTCGATGCCGTCGCGACGCGCGTGTGGGTCTTTCCAACGGAAATCGACGACGGCTGCTGGGGCAGCCGCGGCGTCGTGCGCCGCCTGCCGGACATCATGGAATATTTCGGTGGCGCCGAACTGCGGGCGCTCGGGGAATGGCGGCTGGCGATCAAGCGACAGGCGGATGCGGGTCGGGTCGTCGATGCGGTGCGAGATTCGATGTTGGAAACGGCTCGGAGTGGATCGCACGAACCGGCCGCCAAAGCCGCGCGCTGA